The Theileria annulata chromosome 2, complete sequence, *** SEQUENCING IN PROGRESS *** genomic sequence atttcaatgTCTAAATCAcatttcaatatattatcaataattatgtTATGCATATTTTTTGAAGAATTATATGGAATAATACTTCTCCCagtatatagtatttttTGAGTAGacaattttatcattaatatttcctTATTAGTTATACTATTGGTATTATatagaatattatatagtacattaaaatattgagTGAATTATTTTAGTCAAGTGCTGACATTAAATCTCTTCTAAGGTCTCTGGTGAATATTAAGAGAAAGTTCTTGAATGCATTTTGAATGGCTTTATCAAACCAGAATCCAAAAGCTCTTTTTGTTGATAATCCTTGTGTTGGCCAATAGGATCTGTCATGTTTTTTAAACTCATTAACATAACCCTCACCAAAAAAAATCAGTAGAACCATGAATATAGTAGTCATAAAAGTGTTTATAGTGGGAAGATAGTCCTTAGCGGAACCAGAATTTTTTTCTACACCTGGAAATCCAACCGCTAGTAGTATCATATGGCTCATATAAAAAAGAATTGTAAGAAACCCAACCATACGTGGATTATTAATGATTGCAAGAGATATACCTGAATGAGGATAGTGAAGTGCTTTGATAAACAAATATCCACAAATAATCATAATTGGAATAAATATCAAGGTTCCATGCCAAGCCTCCTTTCCACCTGTCCACTCATTCTTAGGTGTGTATTTATCTTGTTTGGCTGCATCAAGTACTGCAAAAGTAATTGATGGAATAGGAGCTATAATAAGAAGTGCTTGATCTATCTTATTGACATGTCTAAAGTCCACTAACAAACCTGGAGCTATAGCTGGATAAAAGATATATACAACACACTGTGCAAACACACACATTATCATCGGTGAAATTGCAACCTCTGCAGAACCACCATTGCCATTCTTTTGAGAACTACCATTTTCTCCACATTTATCATTACCATTGCCATTAGTATAGGCTTTGGTCCAAACACTTGCTGTTGCTGCTGTAATTATTATGGACAAAATAATTTGCcacataataattaaataatcagTGTTAAATTTCCTTCTGTTGCCaaatagttttaaaaatatgaaatgGTAAAGTGATATAAATATACCAGAAACGTGAAGTGTGGccaaataatatactatgCAATCTCCGGccaatttaataataaaggTTAAATTCATTCCATATATAAAAGCAGATAAGGCCAATGTCCAGTAAAAATCAGTCAAATGACCCTCTTCTCCACCAGTGACAAATACTATTAAAAGAACTACATTTACAAGGAAGAACAACAAATTAATCCCGATAGAAACCTTTTCAcatttttgtttatattcACCACCATactttatattataaattgtacCGGCAGTAACTCCAGCAGAACAACCAAGTTCCATACAATTGTGAACCCTACTAACATAAAGACTGAACAAATGTTCAGGTATCTTAAACCGTTTCATACAGAATGGAGCACCATTCATACCAACCCTAAGTGTTAGAAGTACTGAAAATCCAACCAAAGCATATGCTGCAATTTTTTTACCATCGCATTTATTCCCAGCCTCAGCACTTGCCATAACATCAAGAAAACTATTTTAGAAGAGATGACCTAATACTCATTGGTATGCAATTTTATCATATCATTAGTATTAGGAACTGAAATTTTGAAAGTATATTATACTCACCAgtagtactattattagttagttattagTATGTTGTTGGTTGAATACTACTATTGTGGTATTATAGTTTTATTGAACTTATTTGtcatttgtttaatattttaaatattctacTATCAtaaattgatatattagttatatttcTGCATAAACCATACCATGTATATTACTACAACTATACCCTATATACTATACTGAGTTACTAAATATCATAGATGATAGTTATGTTTAAATATGCTGGAAATTTTgaagaatatttattttatcaaatacaaattcaaaatgataaaattacatGATTTTAGTGAAATCCATAGGATATAGAAATGTACAGTTAATTATGATGTTGGATGGAAGATTAAGTAGAGCAAAGCGTCTTTGAGAGTCTTAAAAAGAATAACTGGGATGCCCGTTCCATGTTCATGTACCAATTTTTAGTAGGTTGTACGAATTTGTGTGAGTTGCGCAATGATGGTCCAAACATCTTGTTGAGCCAAGTGTTGGTATATGCCCAGTAGAGTTTGAAGGCGTGTTCATCAACGTTGTTGTTGTCAAGTTCTGGTAAATCAACCAACTTTGTATTACAATTTGAGATAGCTTTGGGATTTGGTAGGTCAGGTAATGGGTGTTTAACGTACTCCATGTTGCCATTATCTGAGTTTTCACAGTTGAGAAGAATTTGGTCCCATTTCTTGTTGTTATCTGGGTAGTTGAGCAGATTGTTAACTCCTAActtgtttaaaatttcaacGTATCGTGGGTCTCCCAAGTGTTTCAAGAGTGCAGATAAGTTGAAAATCTTGAACAAGTTGGCAGTGTAATTGTTGCCCTGCGATGGTTGATCAGCCCAACTGTCGAGTAGCTTGTTAAAGTCGTCAACAAACTTGATGCCAGATGGTAAGGTAGGTGGATCTCTATATTCCTCTTTCTCTGGTACCTGAAACTCCTCGTTGTTGAGTGGGTTTTGGTTATTATGTAAGCATCCATTTCCGAGACTGAGGAGCTTATCCAAGGGCCCAGATTCAGGGCCTGTGCAGAGAGGTGCCAAGGAGTTGATGCATTTTTCTCCCAAACTTGTCTTTTTCAGTAATTCAGTCAGCTTATTAGAAACGAATGACTGTAGGTTTTTGAGTTCTGAGTTATTGTCCATTGTCAATGTTAAGTTCTTGATGTTTTCCAAGTCAACATCTTCGTTTTCCATCTTATCCAAAAGTTCGTTGAGGGTCTCAGAATCCTCATTATCGCCAGTTTCATTACCGTTTCCATTGTAATCAAACTCCTCGTTTTCTAAGTTTAAGGGATTTTCGGTAAACTCACCTTCCAACATTTGGTCGTCGTTGTTTCCGTAATTCTCCTCGTTATTGTTATTTTCGTTGTTTTCATTGTTATTTTGTgcataataattattattattatcgTAATTTGTGTTTTCGTTTCCTACGTAGAGCTCGTCATCATTTTCTTGGTTTGTGTTTTCCATGTTGTTATTTTCGAAGGATTCCTTTTGCTTGTTTCTGCGACGAAATCCACATAAAGGTGTTTTTGTTTTACCCATGcttattttaaatgaatgTGTAAGATGAAATCActgaattaaaaaataactcAAAGATAGATAGTTAAATTGAAAGGGCAAAGAAGGTGCATAGTATGAAATAACCCTATAATACTAAAATGTGTTATTTGAACGTATATCCTTGGTTTTTGACTGGATTCTAGTGAAAATATAGCATAGAATTTATTTCTGTTGATGTATATAGGGCTATTTATTACATATCTTTCTATAAAATACTCGAAAACTACacaatatttttaaatgcactttaaattttctataaattccaatattttgaacatttttctcatttttatatctaTGTGTTAAATTTAACGCTGGAAAAACAAATCATAgctaataaattcaatagCTTGATGGagatataaatattaataatgtatcttgtgaaaatattataaagttCGTTCATTTAAAGgaattttcaaaaaattgGCTAAA encodes the following:
- a CDS encoding Tpr-related protein family member, putative (chr2.cand.460 - transmembrane protein;~9 probable transmembrane helices predicted for TA15445 by TMHMM2.0 at aa 15-34, 92-111, 121-140, 147-169, 184-203, 233-255, 307-326, 347-369 and 379-401), with translation MASAEAGNKCDGKKIAAYALVGFSVLLTLRVGMNGAPFCMKRFKIPEHLFSLYVSRVHNCMELGCSAGVTAGTIYNIKYGGEYKQKCEKVSIGINLLFFLVNVVLLIVFVTGGEEGHLTDFYWTLALSAFIYGMNLTFIIKLAGDCIVYYLATLHVSGIFISLYHFIFLKLFGNRRKFNTDYLIIMWQIILSIIITAATASVWTKAYTNGNGNDKCGENGSSQKNGNGGSAEVAISPMIMCVFAQCVVYIFYPAIAPGLLVDFRHVNKIDQALLIIAPIPSITFAVLDAAKQDKYTPKNEWTGGKEAWHGTLIFIPIMIICGYLFIKALHYPHSGISLAIINNPRMVGFLTILFYMSHMILLAVGFPGVEKNSGSAKDYLPTINTFMTTIFMVLLIFFGEGYVNEFKKHDRSYWPTQGLSTKRAFGFWFDKAIQNAFKNFLLIFTRDLRRDLMSALD
- a CDS encoding uncharacterized protein (chr2.cand.459 - hypothetical protein), coding for MGKTKTPLCGFRRRNKQKESFENNNMENTNQENDDELYVGNENTNYDNNNNYYAQNNNENNENNNNEENYGNNDDQMLEGEFTENPLNLENEEFDYNGNGNETGDNEDSETLNELLDKMENEDVDLENIKNLTLTMDNNSELKNLQSFVSNKLTELLKKTSLGEKCINSLAPLCTGPESGPLDKLLSLGNGCLHNNQNPLNNEEFQVPEKEEYRDPPTLPSGIKFVDDFNKLLDSWADQPSQGNNYTANLFKIFNLSALLKHLGDPRYVEILNKLGVNNLLNYPDNNKKWDQILLNCENSDNGNMEYVKHPLPDLPNPKAISNCNTKLVDLPELDNNNVDEHAFKLYWAYTNTWLNKMFGPSLRNSHKFVQPTKNWYMNMERASQLFFLRLSKTLCST